Genomic DNA from Paenibacillus sp. MBLB1832:
TACCTGATTTCTTAATGCTCAACTGATACTCGTTATCCTTTGCAGGCAGGGGCGCTGTAAAGGTTGTGATTTTCTTAACGGGATTGGTGGTTGCGTTGAAGGTCCCTTGTTTATAGAAGGCCTCCATCTTCTGATCCAGCGCACCTACGGCCACATAATCGCCTGTAAACCCACTTTGGTAGGCATTATCCAGGATATTTTGCCGCAGCATAATACCGAATGAAATTTGAGTTAAACTGCTTGTCGTACTTACAGCCCATGCATTTACTTTGGCTTTGGCCGAAAACTCGAAATTATCCCCAGGCTGAATGTCTCTAAAATAGTAGGCCATCCCTTCTATGGCACTGGATCCAGTGGAGATTTTCCCTTTATCCTTTTCTACCCGAAGATCCACACTTCCGTTAGCGTTCTCTGTAATTCCAAAGTTGGTCGTTGTAAGATTGCCTGCACCGCCGACATCGCCAAAAACACTCCCCTTCCATGGACTTGTATCCGGTATGGAGACCCACGTTGGGTTTGCAGCCCGTGCAGCCGTCGGCAGCATCGCCGCCACTAAACAAATTGCCATGATTAGGGTAATGAAACGTTTTATTTTTTCCAAACCACATATCCCCTTAACAAGAATTGTATGCGTTTACATTTAATATAAAGCGAGGCGCTCAGCGCGCCAACTCGGATAGAAGGACGCCATCTAGCGCCCTTTTCTCCATTATTCCAGCACACGCGCCGTCCCCGACAGCACCGAACATCGTTATGTCTTCACTTACTTCACTAACGACGCCACTTCAACGCACGCCATGACGAATGCTCCCACACCATGCAAATCATTCTCACTCGTTGGGCGCGTAATATAGTTCTCATAATCCCCTGCGGACGTTCCAATACAGATGAGCGGCAAAATCAACTTACCTTGCTCGTCGAATTTCAACGTGCGCAGCAGCCCTTCGTAGCCTTTCACAGCTGCGGCTGCACATTCAGGACCAACGACGCCGAGATTGACGGCTTTGGCAATCGTGTACACGAACAGGCTTGTGCATGAGCTTTCCAGCCAGTTGTCTGGCTGATCGCCCTTGTCGACCACCTGGTACCACAGTCCGCTGTCCGCGTCCTGATAGTGGATGATCGTATGTACGAAGTCGCACAGCGAGCTCACCAGCGCTTCGCGCCCTGGCTCTTCCGCCGGCAATTCGTCGAGGAATTGCGATACGGCAAGGCCGTACCAGCCCAGCGAACGTCCCCAGAATTCCGGCGAGCAGCCGGTTTCAGGGTTCGCCCACGGCATACAGCGGCTTTCGTCCCACGCATGGTACAGCAGCCCCGTGCGCTCGTCTTTCATGTACTTGCGCATGAGCTGCTCTTGGTGCAGCACAGTTTGGCGCAAGCCGGTTTCGCCGAAGGCATTCGCGTATTTCAGCGCGAATACGCCGCCCATGTATAAGCCGTCCAACCACATTTGGTTGGCGTATTTATCTTTGTGCCAGAACCCGCCTTCGGAGGTGAGGTTCAAGGTGTTCAGCAGATGGCGCAGCTTTTCTGCGGCTACGCGGTATTTGCGCTCGCCGGTACGCTGTTCCAAACGGAACAAGAGCAGTCCTGCTTGCATCGCGTCGAGCTCGTCGCGCGCAAACATAAGGTTGCCATACTCGTCGACGAGACCGTCGACGTACGCTTTGATGTAAGCGTCATAGCGGTCATCGCCGCCTGCTGCCCATAGCATTTCCATGCCGCAAAGGAATACCCCCTGATGGTAATGCCAACGCCCTGCTGGCGGAAGCTCCATCGGTGTATATGTGGCTATGATTGAATCGCAAGAAGCTTGTGCCCACGCTAGTGGTGTTTTCGTTTGAGTTGATGTCATTGTAAGTTTCCCCTTCCTTTATGAAACTGCGATTTATTTTCCATCAATCATGGTGAATACGGGCCGTTTCGTAAGCAGCGGTGCCTGCAAACCAGCTAGTTGGTAGCACACAGAGCGAATCAACAAAGCTTGTGTGCCAGCATTCATATCGCCTTCCACTTCCCCTCCCCCAATGTGAACAGCCTTTGGCATACCGGGGTAAAACTCGCCTGGCTTAACCTGCGCCACATTCGGCGCTGTTGGTGAATGCGCAAGCTCACGGGAAAACCCGCCATCCACACGAAGAAGGCGTTTCATATTCGCAAGCGTTATGGCCATGATCTCTCGCAATTCTTCTGCTGAGATAGATAACTTCATATACGACAATAAGTGGATCGGATTGCGTATATAGCACATATCGACCGCTTCCTCGTGCCGCAAAGCATAGAGGATACTTTGGTAAATCTGTTCCTCTCTCGGCAATGGCACATCGAAATGATCGTAAAAAATGTGCAACTTGAACGTACCTGAGATTCGCACATAGTAGGAGCCCTCTCCCCATAAGCCGGTAAGTGTATCCTGCCTATTGGCAAAGAAATTGAACGCTGTTTGTGCAAATGCCGCTCTGCGGCTCTCTGGCTCCACTTGTCTTACGTAGACGCTTGAAGTTGAGAGACGATCGCAGCCTCGCCAGCTGTTCGTCAGCTCAACCGACTCTAACCAATCGAGATAGTCTTCTGGCGAAGCCATATACGCAGGTGCTTGCTGCGCCTCATAAGGAAGCGCATAAAGCGGCTTTCCGCCAAGCTTTCGCAAGGCATTCAAGCTATAGCTGATCGCGCGTGCCACCATGACCTCATCCTCACGCATCAGCGGGTTCTGGTCATAGAAGTAGCCTGAAGCTGCCTCTTGGTTACCCTGAAAGAAGCGAATACATGCTAGCTTCATCTCCGCTGACATGGCATCCAGCCAACCACAGCGTTCAAGAATATTCAATGCTTGCGCTGTCGATTCAATGTCTGGAACACCGCCTGGCATCCGCCTGGAGCTTGCAGCGTAATAAAACCCGCCGCTATTCGCATCCAATTGTCCGCCGAGCCATCCTCCAACCCCATCAAACAAACTATCCATCTCGGTTAAAAGATTACTGATTTCCCCGCTTAAATCGCACCCATGTCTATTTCTCATCATTACCCCTTAATCGATCCAATCATCGCACCCTTAGCAAAATGCTTTTGCAAGAACGGATACACAATCAGAATCGGAACAGTCGCTACGACGATAACAGCCATTTTGATCGACTGCGCCGGTGGCGGTGTCGTGTTGTCCAAGCTCGAACTCACGTCCAATCCGCTGGCTAGGACGACAATTTGGCGAAGCAATACTTGAATTGGCCATTTGGCGGCTTCATTAATATAAAGAATCGCACTCAGGTAAGTGTTCCAATAGGTTACCGCGTAGAACAACGAGATCGTCGCGATCGCAGGCATCGATAACGGCAGGACGATACGGAATAGAATGCCAAAGTCGCTGCAGCCGTCGATTTTCGCCGACTCCTCCAGCCCCTCAGGGATGTTTTGGAAGAAATTTTTCAAAATAATTAAATTAAACGCACTAACTGCCGTTGGCAGAATCAACGCCGCATAGGTGTCGATCATGCCAAGCTCCTTCACAACGAGAAACGTCGGAATCAAGCCGCCATGAAACAACATCGTGAACACAACGAGGAACATAATCACTTTACGTCCATCCACATCTCTGCGCGCCAACCCGTAAGCCATCAGCGCTGTGATGAACATACTGATCACCGTGCCAATCACAGTCGTCCCAATGGAGACCGCCATTGCTTTAAATATCGTATTTGTCGAAAAAATAAATCGGTATGCCTCGATACTCCAAACTGTCGGAATGAGGACGAATTTCTTAGACGCCATTTCCGCGCTCGTCGTGAACGAACCCGCCACCACGTGGATGAACGGGATGATTGTAATCAATCCGATGATGGTTAATAACAAATAGTTGATCATACCGAACATTCTGCCGGCTAATGTTTTATCTTCGACCACGACTACTACCTCCTAGCTGCTGCTAGGCGCTTACCGAACTTAGTAAACGCCCTCTTCGCCCATCTTTTTCGCAATACGATTCACAATCATCACCAATACAAGGCCGATGAACGATTTGAATAAACCAATCGCTGCGCTGTAACTGAATTGCCCTTGTTTCAGACCTGCTGTATATACATAAGTATCAATGATCTCAGCAACTTCTCGGTTCATGGAGTTAAGAAGCAAGTACACATGTTCGAAACCGAGCTCGAGAACCGCACCAATTTTCAAAATTAACAAAACAATAATGACACTTCGTATCGCGGGCAGCGTAATGTGCCACACCTGTCTAAGTCTTCCTGCACCATCCATACGAGCAGCTTCATACAAGCCAGGATCGATGGAAGCAATCGCCGCCAAATAAATAATCGTTCCCCAACCTGCTTCGCGCCAAATCACCTGCAAAATATAAATCGGTCTGAACCACTCTGGTGCCAGTAAGAAGTTAACCTTTTCAAAGCCGAAATATGAAATGATCTCATTAATAATCCCGCCGTCCATAGTCAGCATCACGAAGCTGATGGACACGATAATAACCCATGACATAAAGTGGGGCAGGTAAACGATCGTTTGAAACACTTTCTTAAACAGATCCCCTCTGACCTCATTCAGCATGAGCGCCAAAATAATCGGAATCGGAAAATAAAACAAGAGATTCATGACGAACAAGATTAACGTATTGCTTAAAATATTGAGAAAATCGGGTTCCGTAAACAACCTTTTAAAATGCTCCAAGCCAACCCATTCACTTCCGGTAACGCCCTTGAAAGGCTTGTAGTTCTGGAAGGAAATGATTAGTCCATACATAGGGATATACTTAAACACGATAAAATATAAAATCCCTGGCAGCAGCATGACATAAATCCATTTATTTTTCCAAAGACGTCTACTCAGTTCACTGCTTTGTTTTCTAGCAACCACACTTTGGGCTACATTCACTTCTTGCATAGGACTTCTTCCTTTCCGGGCGATCCAAGATAACCTTCTTGCGTTTAGAATGAGAAGACTGCCGCGGTTCGAGCAGCCTCCTCACCTTCAACTCCGTTTGGATAACGTGTTGTTACTGGCTTATTTTTTGTATTGCGCGTTGTACTCTTCCATGATTTTGCTGCCGCCACGCGCTTTCCAATCTTCAATCGCTTTATCAAAGCCTGCTTTATCAATTGTTCCGTAAATGTATTTGTTCGTTGCATCCGTGATAACGGCTTGCGCTTGCACACCTTTTTCAAGGTTTGTTTTGGAATCTAACGCAGCTGTCGGGTCTTGAACAGCGAACTTCAGGTTCGCAATTTTTAACTCGTCTGCTTTTCCTTGTGCAGGGATCGTAGGAATACCTAAGTATCTGCCCGATGTATCTTCATCTCCGATTGCTAAATCTGTGAATGGTTTTACCTCACGCGTCCATTTCTCATCATCCAGCTTCTTCGCTTTGTTATCCGTTAGGCTGTAATTGACATCTTTGATACCCCAGTTTGCCATGTTTGCTACTTCTGGTGTCATCATTTTGTCGAAGAATGCTAACACTTTACGCAGATCAGCTTCTGTTTTGATAGAGGATTTAGGGAACAGGACCACATTCGCGAACCCTGGAAGTGCCCAAGCTGCGAATTTGCCGTCAGGACCAGCAACCATGCTGTGTACGTCAACTACCGCATTGGGTACGTTTTTGATCAAATCCTTATTGAGTGTCGTCACATCCGTCATCGCTCCGATGTACATTCCAGCTGTACCCGCAGTGAACAACTTTTGTTGATCGGTTTTGCTTGTTGCTGCGAAATCCTTGTTGATGTAGCCGCCGTCACGCATTTTTTTAAAATAATCCATCGTCGCTACATATTGCGGGAACATGAATTCTGGCGCTAGCTTGCCATCCTTAACGCCCCAGTTATTCGGTGTTCCTTCCCAAGCCGCAATGGTTTTGAATGCTCCATAAATAAGATCGTTACGGTCAGTAAGACCGATTGTATCTTTTTTACCATTGCCATCAGGGTCATTTTCTGTGAATGCTTTCGCCATCGCGAACAATTCATCTAGATTTGCAGGTGGTTTCAAGCCGAGTTTATCTGCCCAATCTTTCCGATAGATAAGACCTTGACGAGCGATGTCTACACCGCGGTAAAGAGAGTACAATTTGCCATCGACTTTCGTATTATCATTCGTTGTGGATTTCAGCTTGCTGAGGTTCGGGAAGTCTTTCAGAAGGGGACCGATCTCCCAGAATTGGCCGTCGCGGATTGCGGATTTCATTTGAATGAAGGTCGCTTGGTTTTTCAAATACGTAGCTTGCGGCAGTGCCCCTGTCGCGAACGTCGTATTCAGCTTCTCTTCATACGTGTCTGCTGGGAAGAACTGGTACGTCAATTTCGTGTTCGTTAGTTTTTCAAGTTCTTTAATAATCGTATCTGGCGGTGTTTGTGCCGTATTGAGCGGCGCCATGATCGTAATCGCTGTCGGTGTATTGTCGGTTGCTTTCGGCGTTGCTGCCGTTGTTGCCGCTGCCGTTGCTGCGGTCGTGGAAGCAGGCGTTCCTTTATCTCCGCAAGCTGCTAACGCGAAGCTGGAAACAAGCATAACGCTAAGTGGAATCGTAACTAATTTTTTCTTCATTTCGGTTTAGACCTCCGCGATAATGTGTTGTGCTACAACTCACACATTACAGGCAGGGAGATCGGTACCGAAATAATCATTTACTCATGTAGCCCTGATGTGGCGCGGGATGTGAGAAGATGATTATCGGATGGGGAGATGATTACGGGATTTTTTGTCGCTTTCACTCACACACATAAAAAGGAAAAAAAGAAAGAGTCTACCAAATGGCAGACTCTTTATAATATATTTAACTGGTACAAACTCAACTTGTGTGCGGCTCCCTCTGGAAAGGAGGTTGATGCCATGGAAACTTTCCAAACGATAATCGTTATGCTCGCGTTCGGTACGTTTATACTGGCGCTTCTGAACGAAATTGCATTGGAAGCTTACCAATACGCGGCCGACTCCGTTGGCAAGAAATTCGCCGCTGCGATCGAGCAAGAGGCGACGGCCGCGGGCCAGTTGCTCGCCTTCTTCCACGTCTACGCCGATGTGGTGAACAACCCGCCTTTCATCGGCGGGTGCCCCCTGCAGAATACGGCTGTGGAAAGCGATGACACGCACCCCGCCTTGCGCCAGAGCGCGCAACAAAGCCTTCATAATACGCTTGAGATGATGAAGCGTATTATTGAGGAAGGCATTAGACAAGGGGAGTTCAAGGCTGGGATCGACTCCGATGCCTTAGCAACCTTCACCTTGTCTTTGCTAGAAGGTGGCATCCTGCTCTGCAATCTCGAGGGTAGCAATCGCCATATGACGATGAATATGGCCAGCTTAGCTGCCCATTTGCGGCAGTACTGCTGTTAGAATGCAAAAAAAAGAGACGG
This window encodes:
- a CDS encoding glycoside hydrolase family 88/105 protein, with the translated sequence MTSTQTKTPLAWAQASCDSIIATYTPMELPPAGRWHYHQGVFLCGMEMLWAAGGDDRYDAYIKAYVDGLVDEYGNLMFARDELDAMQAGLLLFRLEQRTGERKYRVAAEKLRHLLNTLNLTSEGGFWHKDKYANQMWLDGLYMGGVFALKYANAFGETGLRQTVLHQEQLMRKYMKDERTGLLYHAWDESRCMPWANPETGCSPEFWGRSLGWYGLAVSQFLDELPAEEPGREALVSSLCDFVHTIIHYQDADSGLWYQVVDKGDQPDNWLESSCTSLFVYTIAKAVNLGVVGPECAAAAVKGYEGLLRTLKFDEQGKLILPLICIGTSAGDYENYITRPTSENDLHGVGAFVMACVEVASLVK
- a CDS encoding carbohydrate ABC transporter permease yields the protein MVEDKTLAGRMFGMINYLLLTIIGLITIIPFIHVVAGSFTTSAEMASKKFVLIPTVWSIEAYRFIFSTNTIFKAMAVSIGTTVIGTVISMFITALMAYGLARRDVDGRKVIMFLVVFTMLFHGGLIPTFLVVKELGMIDTYAALILPTAVSAFNLIILKNFFQNIPEGLEESAKIDGCSDFGILFRIVLPLSMPAIATISLFYAVTYWNTYLSAILYINEAAKWPIQVLLRQIVVLASGLDVSSSLDNTTPPPAQSIKMAVIVVATVPILIVYPFLQKHFAKGAMIGSIKG
- a CDS encoding ABC transporter permease is translated as MQEVNVAQSVVARKQSSELSRRLWKNKWIYVMLLPGILYFIVFKYIPMYGLIISFQNYKPFKGVTGSEWVGLEHFKRLFTEPDFLNILSNTLILFVMNLLFYFPIPIILALMLNEVRGDLFKKVFQTIVYLPHFMSWVIIVSISFVMLTMDGGIINEIISYFGFEKVNFLLAPEWFRPIYILQVIWREAGWGTIIYLAAIASIDPGLYEAARMDGAGRLRQVWHITLPAIRSVIIVLLILKIGAVLELGFEHVYLLLNSMNREVAEIIDTYVYTAGLKQGQFSYSAAIGLFKSFIGLVLVMIVNRIAKKMGEEGVY
- a CDS encoding extracellular solute-binding protein, which codes for MKKKLVTIPLSVMLVSSFALAACGDKGTPASTTAATAAATTAATPKATDNTPTAITIMAPLNTAQTPPDTIIKELEKLTNTKLTYQFFPADTYEEKLNTTFATGALPQATYLKNQATFIQMKSAIRDGQFWEIGPLLKDFPNLSKLKSTTNDNTKVDGKLYSLYRGVDIARQGLIYRKDWADKLGLKPPANLDELFAMAKAFTENDPDGNGKKDTIGLTDRNDLIYGAFKTIAAWEGTPNNWGVKDGKLAPEFMFPQYVATMDYFKKMRDGGYINKDFAATSKTDQQKLFTAGTAGMYIGAMTDVTTLNKDLIKNVPNAVVDVHSMVAGPDGKFAAWALPGFANVVLFPKSSIKTEADLRKVLAFFDKMMTPEVANMANWGIKDVNYSLTDNKAKKLDDEKWTREVKPFTDLAIGDEDTSGRYLGIPTIPAQGKADELKIANLKFAVQDPTAALDSKTNLEKGVQAQAVITDATNKYIYGTIDKAGFDKAIEDWKARGGSKIMEEYNAQYKK
- a CDS encoding TetR family transcriptional regulator C-terminal domain-containing protein, which encodes METFQTIIVMLAFGTFILALLNEIALEAYQYAADSVGKKFAAAIEQEATAAGQLLAFFHVYADVVNNPPFIGGCPLQNTAVESDDTHPALRQSAQQSLHNTLEMMKRIIEEGIRQGEFKAGIDSDALATFTLSLLEGGILLCNLEGSNRHMTMNMASLAAHLRQYCC